A genomic segment from Glycine soja cultivar W05 chromosome 20, ASM419377v2, whole genome shotgun sequence encodes:
- the LOC114401508 gene encoding probable pectinesterase/pectinesterase inhibitor 21, with product MMEENGQKKRRIVIIGVSAIFLVAVVVAVAVGVNLNIKGGSNDDAQDNKSHVASSVKAVKTLCKPTDYPKECEKSLSAEAGNTTDPRELIKIAFNITIKKIGNGLKKTDIMHKVENDPISKMALDTCKQLMDLSIDEFKRSLERMGKFDLNNLDNILNSLRVWLSGAITYQDTCLDGFKNTTNEAGNKMKNLLTSSMHMSSNALAIISEVADIVAKMNVNKDGHRELVEDSRGGEHVFGHEEVIPSWVEEDGVGVRRLLHESPHKVKPNVVVAKDGSGKYKSINQALKKVPARNQKPFVIYIKEGVYHEYVEVTKKMTHVVFVGDGGSKTRITGNKNFVDGINTYRTASVAILGDYFIAINIGFENSAGPEKHQAVAIRVQADRSIFYKCSMDGYQDTLYAHAMRQFYRDCTISGTIDFVFGDAVVVFQNCTFVVRKALENQQCIVTAQGRKERHQPSGTVIQGSSIVSNHTEKFDNKVYLARPWKNHSRTIFMDTYIGDLIQPEGYMPWQGPSGLSGMDSCFYAEYNNTGPGSNKSKRVKWRGIMTLTLESVSHYLPYKFFHGDDWIKVTGIPYSSAVTAPNKH from the exons ATGATGGAGGAAAACGGACAAAAGAAGAGGAGAATCGTCATCATCGGCGTCTCTGCCATCTTCCTAGTGGCTGTGGTCGTAGCGGTCGCAGTTGGTGTCAACCTAAATATAAAAGGTGGTTCCAACGATGATGCACAAGATAACAAGTCCCACGTTGCTTCCTCTGTGAAAGCGGTGAAAACCCTTTGCAAACCCACGGATTACCCGAAAGAATGCGAGAAAAGCCTGAGTGCAGAAGCTGGGAACACCACGGACCCAAGAGAACTCATTAAAATTGCCTTCAACATAACCATTAAGAAAATAGGTAACGGGCTCAAGAAAACGGATATCATGCACAAGGTTGAGAATGACCCTATATCCAAGATGGCACTTGACACATGCAAGCAACTCATGGATCTTTCCATTGATGAATTCAAGAGGTCACTCGAGAGAATGGGAAAGTTTGATCTCAACAACCTCGACAACATCCTCAATAGTTTAAGGGTGTGGCTTAGCGGTGCAATCACGTACCAAGACACATGCTTGGATGGCTTCAAGAACACCACCAACGAAGCAGGGAACAAGATGAAGAACCTGTTAACGAGTTCCATGCACATGAGTAGCAATGCCCTTGCCATCATCTCAGAGGTTGCAGACATTGTTGCGAAAATGAATGTGAACAAAGATGGGCATCGCGAGCTTGTTGAGGATTCTCGTGGGGGTGAACATGTTTTTGGTCACGAGGAGGTTATTCCCTCGTGGGTTGAGGAGGATGGTGTTGGTGTTCGTAGATTACTTCATGAAAGTCCTCACAAAGTCAAGCCTAATGTGGTTGTGGCAAAAGATGGTAGTGGAAAGTACAAGAGCATCAACCAGGCATTGAAGAAGGTGCCTGCGAGGAACCAAAAGCCATTCGTGATTTATATTAAGGAAGGTGTTTACCATGAGTACGTTGAAGTCACTAAGAAAATGACCCATGTGGTGTTTGTGGGTGATGGTGGCAGCAAGACACGAATCACCGGCAACAAAAACTTCGTAGATGGAATTAATACTTACAGAACAGCCTCTGTCG CAATTCTAGGAGATTACTTTATAGCCATCAATATAGGGTTTGAGAACTCTGCTGGCCCCGAAAAACATCAAGCAGTAGCCATAAGGGTCCAAGCAGACAgatcaattttctataaatgcTCAATGGATGGGTACCAGGACACATTGTATGCTCATGCCATGCGTCAATTCTATCGGGATTGCACCATTTCAGGCACCATTGACTTCGTGTTTGGTGATGCGGTGGTTGTTTTCCAAAACTGCACTTTCGTGGTCAGAAAGGCATTGGAAAACCAACAATGCATTGTGACGGCACAAGGCAGAAAAGAGAGGCACCAACCATCAGGAACAGTGATCCAAGGGAGTTCCATTGTGTCAAATCATACAGAGAAGTTTGATAACAAGGTTTACCTAGCGCGTCCATGGAAGAATCACTCGAGAACCATCTTCATGGACACTTACATTGGGGATTTGATTCAACCCGAAGGGTATATGCCATGGCAAGGACCAAGTGGCCTTTCGGGTATGGATAGTTGTTTCTATGCCGAGTACAATAACACTGGTCCTGGCTCAAACAAATCCAAGCGTGTAAAATGGCGCGGGATCATGACCCTCACCTTAGAATCCGTAAGCCATTACTTACCATACAAATTTTTTCATGGAGATGATTGGATTAAAGTCACTGGGATTCCTTACTCCTCTGCTGTCACAGCCCCCAATAAGCACTAA
- the LOC114403689 gene encoding uncharacterized protein LOC114403689 translates to MSENLDGSEISPSTSSQSLGELPEIAAMPFGIDLVSAARRNIWFLRTVADSVWLHHTPIMVEAVRRYHDFWMPLIADLTLPYSSPPTILPPLDIHWVWFCHTLNPVSYREYCETRFSKLIGKAGIFDEENRDYALMRCMEIWSSRYPLESFENEASSDSQDLDTVVVVGGCLKESVFKEVEKQRVLLCSMFVEPYRSEVVYLIAARQRYKAFLFMLLRFARDFSSRLVPTSDILLMWLTHQSYPTVYCEDLKALAIEGDLEKVATLSEKVKEKEFEETKKLWDRAFNQPYEKAGGEVPLTLEGVISIKSPVYWEDSGTDVNTKYRSMLPRFLLEACVFVRLKQRITTSQKDVNRDFLRLQIIRCHSELKLDKAFSNFTNDSWKKAWHFYCEFGTKGVMFDYRRHGGNCLRGSSLLDTVSFRWNDLLRADSLTLEKEVSQQVNVVTSITPPVQAPYLLKCVPDRVTDDSGAMISDVILKMNSYRPQEGRWLSRTVLDHAGRVCFVIRIRVGGGFWRRGGEAPSAVKWEDRIIEIREGSWSYVAGYIGRAPEKVVATATPKEPTEQCKAAWCFSTGDELTIQWESSQSVSGLTFSLLNQTSPESSVLLLRGRQMQYQVKKTESKRKGEDMKTELEEKEVDEEEDEESFITVVRFTEDNPDGKATALLNWRLLVVEVLPEEDAVLMLLLCLSILKSVSEMKKQDVGGLLVRRRLKEARLGSRDWGSVILHPSSWSSSIDSTYLQPWHWNAGVLMKSDSVDQLKRYPTLSQSPVEGSDKLYKHGILS, encoded by the exons ATGTCGGAGAATCTCGACGGTTCCGAAATCTCGCCGAGTACTTCCTCCCAAAGTCTCGGCGAGTTACCGGAAATCGCCGCGATGCCATTCGGAATCGATCTCGTGTCGGCGGCCAGGCGAAATATCTGGTTCCTGAGGACAGTGGCAGATTCTGTGTGGCTTCACCACACCCCCATTATGGTGGAAGCCGTGAGAAG GTACCATGATTTCTGGATGCCGTTGATTGCTGATCTCACGCTGCCCTACTCTTCCCCTCCCACGATTCTTCCTCCCCTTGACATCCACTGGGTTTGGTTCTGTCACACTTTAAACCCC gtaAGTTACAGGGAATACTGTGAAACGAGATTCTCGAAGCTGATTGGGAAAGCGGGAATCTTTGATGAAGAGAACAGAGACTACGCGTTGATGCGGTGCATGGAGATTTGGAGCAGTAGATACCCGTTGGAGTCGTTTGAGAACGAGGCGAGTTCGGATTCGCAGGATTTGGATACTGTGGTTGTTGTTGGGGGGTGTTTGAAGGAGAGTGTGTTTAAGGAAGTTGAAAAGCAGAGGGTGTTGCTGTGTTCCATGTTTGTAGAGCCGTACAGGTCCGAGGTGGTCTACTTGATAGCTGCGAGACAGCGATACAAGGCTTTCTTGTTTATGCTGCTGAGGTTCGCGCGTGACTTCTCTTCGCGTTTGGTTCCTACTTCGGACATCCTCTTAATGTGGTTGACCCACCAG AGCTACCCAACAGTGTATTGTGAAGATTTGAAAGCATTAGCTATAGAAGGTGATCTGGAGAAGGTGGCAACTCTGTCTGAAAAGGTGAAGGAAAAGGAGTTTGAAGAAACCAAGAAGTTGTGGGATAGGGCGTTCAatcaaccttatgagaaagctggTGGAGAGGTGCCTTTGACGTTGGAGGGTGTTATCTCAATCAAATCCCCTGTCTATTGGGAGGATTCGGGCACCGATGTAAATACAAAATACAGGTCCATGCTTCCAAGATTTTTACTGGAG GCCTGTGTGTTTGTGAGGCTTAAGCAAAGAATAACAACATCGCAGAAGGATGTAAACCGTGATTTTCTACGTCTCCAAATAATTAGGTGTCATAGTGAACTAAAGTTAGATAAAGCCTTCTCCAATTTCACCAATGATTCGTGGAAAAAAGCTTGGCACTTTTACTGTGAGTTTGGGACTAAGGGAGTTATGTTTGACTATCGTCGTCATGGTGGTAACTGTCTAAGAGGAAGTAGCCTGCTAGATACTGTGTCGTTCCGCTGGAATGATTTATTGAGAGCAGATTCTTTAACTTTGGAAAAGGAAGTTAGTCAACAGGTTAATGTTGTTACGTCAATAACCCCACCAGTTCAAGCACCATACTTGTTGAAATGTGTGCCTGATCGAGTCACTGATGATTCTGGGGCTATGATATCTGATGTGATTCTGAAGATGAATAGTTATCGTCCACAAGAAGGCCGATGGTTGTCTCGCACAGTTCTTGATCATGCAGGGAGAGTGTGTTTTGTTATTAGAATTAG GGTAGGAGGAGGATTTTGGAGAAGAGGGGGTGAAGCTCCTTCAGCTGTAAAATGGGAAGATAGGATTATAGAGATACGTGAAGGATCTTGGTCTTATGTTGCCGGTTACATTGGTAGAGCCCCTG AAAAGGTGGTGGCCACTGCAACACCAAAGGAACCTACTGAACAATGTAAAGCTGCATGGTGCTTTTCAACAGGAGATGAACTGACAATACAATGGGAGTCATCACAATCAGTGTCAGGTCTCACCTTTAGCTTGCTAAATCAAACATCTCCAGAGTCATCG GTACTGCTATTGAGAGGGAGGCAGATGCAATATCAAGTAAAGAAAACAGAGTCAAAGAGAAAAGGTGAAGACATGAAAACCGAGTTAGAGGAGAAAGAGGTTGACGAAGAGGAAGATGAGGAGAGTTTTATAACAGTAGTACGTTTCACAGAAGATAACCCAGATGGAAAAGCAACTGCTCTTCTAAATTGGAGGCTAttggttgttgaagtattgccaGAAGAAGATGCAGTACTGATGCTTCTTCTTTGCCTTTCAATACTCAAAAGCGTATCAGAAATGAAGAAACAAGACGTGGGAGGGTTGTTGGTGAGGAGAAGATTAAAAGAAGCAAGGCTTGGAAGTAGGGATTGGGGTTCTGTGATACTTCATCCATCTTCATGGTCCTCGTCCATTGATTCAACTTATCTTCAACCTTGGCATTGGAATGCTGGGGTTTTGATGAAATCTGATTCAGTAGATCAGCTTAAAAGGTATCCAACATTAAGTCAATCGCCAGTGGAAGGTAGTGACAAGTTATACAAACATGGAATTTTAAGTTAA
- the LOC114402206 gene encoding uncharacterized protein LOC114402206, translating into MHFAEKGEGPVVLFLHGFPDLWYCWRNQILNLSELGYHAVAPDLRGYGDTQVLGHDHDKASRYTDYIFNGGFKQDVPSLEEVKVLPGVGHFSIAAEAADRVNTEIYNFIHKFPN; encoded by the exons ATGCATTTTGCGGAGAAAGGGGAAGGGCCAGTGGTGTTGTTCTTGCATGGCTTCCCTGATCTCTGGTACTGCTGGCGCAACCAGATTCTGAATCTGAGCGAACTGGGTTACCATGCAGTGGCCCCCGATCTCCGAGGCTACGGTGACACCCAAGTCCTAGGCCACGATCATGATAAAGCGAGCAGATACACA GACTATATCTTCAACGGCGGTTTCAAGCAAGATGTGCCATCTTTGGAGGAAGTGAAAGTGCTTCCTGGGGTTGGACACTTCAGCATTGCAGCAGAGGCAGCAGACAGAGTCAACACTgaaatttataactttattCACAAGTTCCCAAACTGA
- the LOC114403925 gene encoding uncharacterized protein LOC114403925, translating to MESIEHRTVEVNGIKMHVAEKGEGAVVLFLHGFPELWYSWRHQILALSSLGYRAVAPDLRGYGDTEAPSTVNSYTCFHLVGDIIALIDSLGVDKVFLVAHDWGAIIGWYLCLFRPDRIKAYVCLSVPFRPFLGRNPKQKTVDFFHSLYGDDYYICRFQEPGKMEAEMAGVDTAYLMKNILTTRKTGPPTFPKGEYGTGFNPGTPDTLPSWISQEDLDYYVTKFNKTGFSGGLNYYRNLNLNWELTAPWTGAGIVDVPVKFITGGVDLVYTSPGMKEYIHNGGFKKDVPTLEEVVVQEGVAHFNNQEAAEDVSNHIYDFIKKF from the exons atggagAGCATAGAGCACAGAACGGTGGAAGTGAACGGCATAAAGATGCATGTTGCAGAGAAAGGAGAAGGAGCAGTGGTGTTGTTCTTGCACGGCTTCCCAGAACTCTGGTACTCATGGCGCCACCAGATTCTAGCTCTGAGCTCCCTCGGTTACCGTGCGGTGGCACCTGATCTCCGTGGCTACGGTGACACAGAGGCCCCTTCTACGGTGAACAGCTACACGTGTTTTCATCTGGTGGGTGATATCATTGCTCTCATCGACTCTCTGGGTGTGGACAAAGTGTTCCTGGTGGCTCATGATTGGGGTGCCATCATCGGTTGGTACCTCTGCTTGTTCCGACCAGACAGAATCAAGGCTTATGTGTGCCTCAGTGTCCCCTTCCGCCCCTTCCTCGGAAGAAACCCCAAACAGAAAACCGTTGACTTTTTCCATTCCTTGTATGGAGATGACTACTACATCTGCAGATTCCAG GAACCAGGGAAGATGGAAGCTGAGATGGCTGGCGTTGACACTGCGTATCTGATGAAGAACATACTTACAACGCGCAAAACCGGTCCACCCACTTTTCCAAAAGGGGAGTATGGAACTGGATTTAATCCAGGTACTCCAGACACCTTGCCCTCTTGGATCTCTCAAGAAGATCTTGATTATTATGTTACTAAATTCAACAAGACTGGCTTCTCTGGAGGCTTGAACTACTACAGAAACCTCAATTT AAATTGGGAACTGACAGCACCATGGACTGGAGCAGGCATCGTAGATGTACCGGTTAAGTTCATCACAGGTGGCGTTGACTTGGTGTACACTTCTCCGGGGATGAAGGAGTATATCCACAACGGTGGTTTCAAGAAAGATGTGCCAACTTTAGAGGAAGTGGTGGTGCAGGAAGGGGTTGCACACTTCAACAACCAAGAAGCAGCAGAGGACGTGAGCAATCACATCTACGACTTCATTAAGAAGTTCTGA